The following coding sequences lie in one Silene latifolia isolate original U9 population chromosome 5, ASM4854445v1, whole genome shotgun sequence genomic window:
- the LOC141655226 gene encoding uncharacterized protein LOC141655226, protein MPSSGVTAPYSTALGYKWLQAQDAVCDWYPWILNAWVVPKHGFISWLMGHNRLLTQDRLMSMKIIQSNLCFLCGMQQETHTHLFFKCEYSRRCCRMVSDWCAEMLSDEDCIRWWCSKRYRSLSKKKIVGVILAGLIYHLWMARNKCRVDQTLLCPEKLVKLVQIDVCNRVKKFQSKCQSASVMNWLDAFVKS, encoded by the coding sequence ATGCCTAGCTCAGGAGTGACTGCACCTTATTCTACTGCTTTGGGTTATAAGTGGTTACAAGCTCAGGATGCTGTTTGTGATTGGTACCCCTGGATTCTTAATGCTTGGGTAGTTCCCAAACATGGGTTTATCAGTTGGTTAATGGGGCATAACAGACTCCTTACTCAAGATAGATTGATGAGTATGAAGATTATTCAGTCTAATTTGTGTTTCTTATGTGGGATGCAGCAGGAAACTCATACTCATTTATTTTTCAAGTGTGAGTACAGTAGGCGATGCTGTAGAATGGTCTCTGATTGGTGTGCTGAGATGTTGTCTGATGAAGACTGCATCAGATGGTGGTGCAGTAAACGCTACAGGAGTCTCAGTAAGAAGAAAATTGTTGGGGTTATCTTGGCAGGGTTGATTTATCATTTGTGGATGGCTAGGAACAAGTGCAGGGTGGATCAGACCTTGCTATGCCCAGAAAAGCTTGTTAAACTTGTTCAGATTGATGTTTGTAATAGAGTTAAAAAATTTCAGTCTAAGTGTCAGTCGGCTAGTGTTATGAATTGGTTAGATGCATTTGTGAAGTCATGA